In Streptomyces capitiformicae, one genomic interval encodes:
- a CDS encoding ABC transporter permease — translation MIAAQAALETKMLLRNGEQLLLTIVIPTLLLALFGSVDIVDTGEGKAVDFLAPGVLALAVMSTAFTGQAIATGFERRYGVLKRLAVSPLPRWGLMTAKTLSVLVTEILQVVLLTVIAFAMGWSPHGNPLAVLLLLVLGTAAFSGLGLLMAGTLKAEATLAAANLVFLLLLVGGGVVVPLDKFPDAAQSVLGLLPIAALSDGLRDVLQHGAGMPWGDLGILAVWAVLGLGAAARFFRWE, via the coding sequence ATGATCGCGGCACAGGCGGCCCTGGAGACGAAGATGCTGCTGCGCAACGGTGAGCAGCTGCTCCTGACGATCGTCATCCCGACACTTCTGCTGGCCCTCTTCGGTTCCGTGGACATCGTCGACACGGGCGAGGGGAAGGCCGTCGACTTCCTGGCCCCCGGCGTCCTCGCGCTCGCCGTGATGTCCACGGCCTTCACGGGGCAGGCGATCGCCACGGGCTTCGAGCGCCGGTACGGCGTACTGAAGCGGCTGGCGGTCTCGCCCCTGCCCCGCTGGGGCCTGATGACCGCCAAGACACTGTCCGTGCTGGTCACCGAGATCCTCCAGGTGGTCCTCCTCACGGTGATCGCCTTCGCGATGGGCTGGTCCCCGCACGGCAACCCCCTGGCCGTACTGCTGCTCCTCGTCCTCGGTACGGCGGCGTTCTCCGGCCTCGGTCTGCTGATGGCGGGCACGCTGAAGGCGGAGGCGACGCTGGCGGCGGCGAACCTGGTGTTCCTGCTGCTGCTCGTGGGCGGTGGCGTCGTGGTGCCGCTGGACAAGTTCCCGGACGCGGCGCAGAGCGTGCTCGGGCTGCTGCCGATCGCCGCGCTGTCCGACGGGCTGCGGGACGTACTCCAGCACGGCGCCGGAATGCCGTGGGGCGACCTGGGGATCCTGGCGGTCTGGGCGGTGCTCGGGCTGGGCGCGGCCGCGCGGTTCTTCCGCTGGGAGTAA